Proteins co-encoded in one Streptomyces sp. SLBN-31 genomic window:
- a CDS encoding MFS transporter: MASAAASAPPTPASLKRIVAASLIGTTIEWYDFFLYGSAAALVFNKLFFPDSDPLVGTLLSFLTYAVGFAARPLGALVFGHYGDRIGRKKLLVLSLLMMGGATFAIGLLPTHATVGGAAPVLLTTLRLVQGFALGGEWGGAVLLVSEHGDARRRGFWASWPQTGAPAGQLLATGVLSLLTALLTDAAFGSWGWRIPFLLSGVLVVVGLWIRLSVDESPVFKEALAQAEARKAARGGEAEKLPLVSVLRHHWRDVLVAMGARMAENISYYVITAFILVYATTSAGVSKQTALNAVLIASAVHFAVIPAWGALSDRIGRRPVYLLGAVGVGLWMFPFFSLVDTGGFGALVLAVTVGLVLHGAMYAPQAAFFAEMFATRMRYSGASIGAQFASVAAGAPAPLIATALLADYDSSTPIALYVVAAAALTVIAVLAAKETRHRDLADVEPSVDAETTAVPAADARTV; the protein is encoded by the coding sequence ATGGCCTCCGCAGCAGCATCCGCTCCACCGACCCCCGCCAGCCTCAAGCGCATCGTCGCCGCCAGCCTGATCGGCACCACGATCGAGTGGTACGACTTCTTCCTCTACGGTTCCGCCGCCGCGCTCGTCTTCAACAAGCTGTTCTTCCCGGACTCCGACCCGCTGGTCGGCACGCTGCTGTCGTTCCTGACGTACGCCGTAGGATTCGCCGCCCGGCCGCTGGGCGCCCTGGTCTTCGGGCACTACGGGGACCGGATCGGGCGCAAGAAGCTGCTGGTGCTGAGTCTGCTGATGATGGGCGGGGCGACCTTCGCGATCGGTCTGCTGCCCACGCACGCGACCGTCGGCGGCGCGGCTCCCGTGCTGCTGACCACGCTGCGGCTGGTCCAGGGATTCGCGCTCGGCGGTGAGTGGGGCGGCGCGGTGCTGCTGGTGTCGGAGCACGGCGACGCGCGGCGGCGCGGCTTCTGGGCGTCGTGGCCGCAGACGGGGGCGCCCGCAGGGCAGTTGCTGGCCACCGGTGTGCTGTCCCTGCTGACGGCCCTGTTGACGGACGCCGCCTTCGGATCGTGGGGCTGGCGGATTCCGTTCCTGCTCTCCGGGGTCCTGGTGGTCGTCGGTCTGTGGATCCGGTTGTCGGTCGACGAGTCGCCCGTCTTCAAGGAGGCGTTGGCGCAGGCGGAGGCCCGCAAGGCGGCCCGGGGCGGTGAGGCGGAGAAGCTGCCGCTGGTGTCCGTGCTGCGTCACCACTGGCGGGACGTGCTGGTCGCGATGGGCGCCCGCATGGCCGAGAACATCAGCTACTACGTCATCACCGCGTTCATCCTCGTCTACGCCACCACCTCGGCCGGCGTGTCCAAGCAGACAGCGCTGAACGCGGTGCTCATCGCCTCGGCCGTGCACTTCGCGGTCATCCCGGCGTGGGGCGCGCTGTCGGACCGGATCGGACGGCGGCCGGTGTACCTGCTGGGCGCGGTCGGCGTCGGGCTGTGGATGTTCCCCTTCTTCTCCCTCGTCGACACCGGCGGCTTCGGCGCCCTGGTACTCGCCGTCACCGTGGGCCTGGTCCTGCACGGGGCCATGTACGCTCCCCAGGCGGCCTTCTTCGCCGAGATGTTCGCGACCCGGATGCGCTACTCGGGTGCCTCCATCGGCGCCCAGTTCGCCTCGGTCGCCGCGGGCGCGCCGGCCCCGCTGATCGCCACCGCGCTGCTGGCCGACTACGACAGCTCCACCCCGATCGCGCTGTACGTCGTCGCCGCGGCGGCCCTGACGGTGATCGCCGTGCTCGCGGCCAAGGAGACCCGTCACCGGGACCTGGCCGACGTCGAGCCGTCCGTGGACGCGGAGACCACGGCGGTGCCCGCGGCGGACGCGCGCACCGTCTGA
- a CDS encoding GAF domain-containing protein — MSRDHVQSAERSAAEAPPAALTGVETPFLELLARGASADAYEQPVLLARAEGRPAETIGALERAKLLALRVRAELEGRRRREAELSALFETAHDLAGLRDLDAVLRAIVQRARSLLGTDVAYLSLNDPERGDTYMRVTEGSVAARFQQLRLGMGEGLGGLVAQTARPYVTDDYFKDGRFQHTRTIDAGVRDEGLVAILGVPLMLGHHVIGVLFAADRRARVFEREQIALLGSFAALAAAAIDTANLLTETRSALAGLERANEIIRDRSAVIERASDVHDRLAELVLRGGGVHDVAAAVSQVLDGTVEFTEAADTAAAPLEASRAEGHAVRHEDDWIAAVTAGGELLGALVLRGHPGLDPVDQLTLERAAMVTSLLLLARRSAADAEQRVRGELLDDLLDARDRDPRLLRERASRLHADLDSTHVVLAARLDGPAADAEQEAAARRRLGAAASHLAATRHGLAAARDGGTVLLLPLTGDDTATGLARRTARHLGTAVHEPVTVGASAPVRDLAAHPDHVAAGYAEGRRCLEALRLLGRAGDGAAAEDFGFLGLLLAGDRDIAGFVDRTIGQVVAYDERRGTDLVRTLDAYFTCGMSPARTKDALHVHVNTVAQRLERVGRLLGDDWQDPARALEIQLALRLHRLSAPAQH; from the coding sequence ATGTCCCGCGATCACGTGCAGTCCGCCGAGCGCTCCGCCGCCGAAGCGCCGCCCGCCGCGCTCACCGGCGTCGAGACGCCGTTCCTGGAGCTGCTGGCCAGGGGAGCGTCGGCCGACGCCTACGAGCAGCCGGTGCTGCTGGCACGCGCCGAGGGACGACCGGCCGAGACGATCGGCGCCCTGGAGCGGGCCAAGTTGCTCGCGCTGCGGGTGCGCGCGGAGCTGGAGGGTCGGCGCCGCCGCGAGGCCGAGCTGTCCGCGCTCTTCGAGACCGCCCACGACCTGGCCGGACTGCGCGACCTGGACGCGGTCCTCAGGGCGATCGTGCAGCGCGCCCGCTCCCTGCTGGGCACGGACGTCGCCTACCTCAGCCTGAACGACCCCGAGCGCGGCGACACCTACATGCGGGTGACCGAGGGCTCGGTCGCCGCCCGCTTCCAGCAGCTGCGGCTCGGCATGGGCGAGGGGCTCGGCGGGCTGGTGGCCCAGACGGCCCGCCCCTACGTCACGGACGACTACTTCAAGGACGGCCGCTTCCAGCACACCCGCACGATCGACGCCGGAGTCCGCGACGAGGGTCTGGTCGCCATTCTCGGCGTCCCCCTGATGCTGGGCCATCACGTGATCGGCGTGCTCTTCGCCGCCGACCGGCGCGCCCGCGTCTTCGAACGCGAACAGATCGCCCTGCTGGGCTCCTTCGCCGCCCTGGCCGCGGCCGCCATCGACACCGCCAACCTCCTCACCGAGACCCGCTCGGCCCTCGCCGGCCTGGAGCGGGCCAACGAGATCATCCGGGACCGCAGCGCGGTCATCGAGCGCGCCTCCGACGTCCACGACCGGCTCGCCGAGCTCGTGCTGCGCGGCGGCGGGGTGCACGACGTGGCCGCGGCCGTCTCCCAGGTCCTCGACGGCACGGTCGAGTTCACCGAAGCCGCCGACACGGCCGCGGCACCCCTGGAGGCCTCCCGGGCGGAGGGCCACGCCGTACGGCACGAGGACGACTGGATCGCCGCCGTCACCGCCGGCGGCGAACTGCTCGGCGCTCTCGTGCTGCGCGGCCACCCCGGCCTCGACCCCGTCGACCAGCTCACCCTGGAGCGGGCCGCGATGGTCACCTCGCTGCTCCTGCTGGCCAGACGCTCGGCCGCCGACGCCGAGCAGCGCGTCCGCGGCGAACTCCTGGACGACCTGCTCGACGCCCGCGACCGCGATCCGCGGCTGCTGCGCGAGCGCGCCTCCCGGCTGCACGCCGACCTCGACTCCACCCATGTCGTCCTCGCCGCGCGTCTCGACGGCCCCGCCGCCGACGCCGAGCAGGAGGCCGCCGCCCGCAGACGCCTGGGGGCCGCAGCCTCCCACCTCGCCGCGACCCGGCACGGCCTGGCCGCCGCCCGCGACGGCGGCACCGTCCTGCTGCTGCCCCTCACCGGCGACGACACCGCGACCGGCCTGGCCCGCCGCACCGCCCGCCACCTGGGCACCGCCGTCCACGAACCGGTCACCGTCGGCGCCTCCGCCCCCGTCCGGGACCTCGCCGCCCACCCCGACCACGTGGCCGCCGGCTACGCCGAGGGCCGCCGCTGCCTGGAGGCCCTGCGCCTGCTGGGCCGCGCCGGCGACGGCGCCGCCGCGGAGGACTTCGGCTTCCTCGGCCTGCTGCTCGCCGGCGACCGGGACATCGCCGGCTTCGTCGATCGCACCATAGGCCAGGTGGTCGCCTACGACGAACGCCGCGGCACCGACCTGGTGCGCACCCTGGACGCCTACTTCACCTGCGGCATGAGCCCGGCCCGCACCAAGGACGCGCTGCACGTCCACGTCAACACCGTCGCCCAGCGCCTGGAGCGCGTCGGCAGACTCCTCGGCGACGACTGGCAGGACCCCGCCCGCGCCCTGGAGATCCAACTCGCCCTGCGGCTGCACCGGTTGTCCGCACCGGCACAGCACTGA
- a CDS encoding 3-hydroxybutyrate dehydrogenase translates to MTPTGALPPPHALALDLGGRTALVTGAASGIGRACALRLAAAGAKVRAVDRDAEGLESLAQEAAGLMGGIEPHVLDLTDLDAAEHAAAGTDVLVNNAGLQLVRPIEEFPPDVFHTVLTVMLEAPFRLIRGALPHMYGQGWGRVVNVSSVHGLRASPYKSAYVAAKHGLEGLSKTAALEGAPHGVTSNCVNPGYVRTPLVERQLADQAQAHGIPEERVLTEVLLQDSAVKRLVEPAEVAEAVAYLCGPQASFVTGTSLVLDGGWTAH, encoded by the coding sequence ATGACCCCGACCGGTGCCCTCCCGCCCCCACATGCCCTCGCCCTCGACCTCGGCGGTCGCACCGCCCTCGTCACCGGCGCCGCCAGTGGTATCGGCCGCGCCTGTGCGCTGCGGCTCGCGGCCGCCGGGGCCAAGGTCAGAGCCGTCGACCGGGACGCCGAAGGACTGGAGTCCCTGGCCCAGGAGGCCGCGGGACTCATGGGCGGCATCGAACCGCACGTCCTCGACCTCACCGACCTCGACGCCGCCGAACACGCGGCCGCGGGCACCGACGTCCTCGTCAACAACGCCGGCCTGCAGCTCGTCCGCCCCATCGAGGAGTTCCCGCCCGACGTCTTCCACACCGTGCTCACGGTCATGCTGGAGGCGCCCTTCCGGCTGATCCGCGGCGCCCTGCCGCACATGTACGGGCAGGGGTGGGGCCGCGTCGTCAACGTGTCCTCCGTCCACGGGCTGCGTGCCTCGCCCTACAAGTCCGCCTACGTGGCCGCCAAGCACGGCCTGGAGGGCCTGTCCAAGACCGCCGCCCTGGAAGGCGCCCCCCACGGGGTCACCTCGAACTGTGTGAACCCGGGCTATGTGCGCACCCCCCTCGTCGAACGGCAGCTGGCCGACCAGGCCCAGGCGCACGGCATCCCCGAGGAGCGTGTCCTGACCGAGGTGCTGCTGCAGGACAGCGCGGTGAAACGCCTCGTCGAACCGGCGGAGGTCGCCGAGGCCGTGGCGTATCTGTGCGGACCGCAGGCGTCCTTCGTCACGGGCACCTCGCTCGTCCTCGACGGCGGCTGGACCGCCCACTGA
- a CDS encoding NUDIX domain-containing protein, whose protein sequence is MTTPDFIREIRATAGHQLLWLPGVSAVVLDDEGRVLLGQRADNHRWALISGIPDPGEQPAAAVVREVEEETGVRVAVERLVSVRSSRQVTYPNGDVCQFMDLCFRCRVLSGEARVNDDESLAVGWFPLDELPDMTEFHYFRIKQALSDEPTWFDPTAPQ, encoded by the coding sequence ATGACGACTCCTGACTTCATCCGCGAGATCCGGGCCACCGCCGGCCACCAACTGCTCTGGCTCCCCGGCGTCAGTGCCGTCGTCCTCGACGACGAGGGCCGCGTGCTGCTCGGACAGCGCGCCGACAACCACAGGTGGGCGCTGATCTCCGGTATCCCGGACCCCGGCGAGCAGCCCGCCGCCGCCGTCGTGCGGGAGGTGGAGGAGGAGACCGGCGTCCGCGTCGCCGTCGAGCGGCTGGTCTCGGTGCGCTCCAGCAGGCAGGTCACCTACCCCAACGGTGACGTCTGCCAGTTCATGGACCTCTGCTTCCGCTGCCGCGTCCTGAGCGGCGAGGCGCGGGTGAACGACGACGAGTCGCTGGCCGTCGGCTGGTTCCCCCTGGACGAGCTGCCGGATATGACCGAGTTCCACTACTTCCGCATCAAGCAGGCCCTGTCCGACGAACCCACATGGTTCGACCCCACGGCGCCCCAATGA
- the lnt gene encoding apolipoprotein N-acyltransferase → MTVTATSVDESDQLQPRTAPSSRAARLVRLVPALAAALCGVLLYVSFPPRPLWWLALPAFAGFGWVLRGRGWKAGLGLGYLFGLGFLLPLLVWTGVEVGPVPWIALAAIEAMFIALVGAGVAAVSRLPAWPLWAAAVWIAGEAARARVPFHGFPWGKLAFGQADGVFLPLAAVGGTPVLGFAVVLCGFGLYEVVRLALDARRTREIRRSAAAVALLSVAVPVAGAVAARALVSDKAQDGYTTVALIQGNVPRSGLEFNAQRRAVLDYHARETERLAAEVKAGKIARPDLVLWPENSSDVDPFANADAYAVIDHAAKAIGAPVSVGGVVARDGKLWNEQILWDPKKGPTDTYDKRQIQPFGEYLPLRGLIGAINGNWTSMVRQDFSRGSKPGVFTMDHAKVGLVTCYEAAFDWAVRSEVTDGAQLISVPSNNATFDRSEMTYQQLAMSRVRAVEHSRTVTVPVTSGVSAVIMPDGRITQKTGMFVHAHLVQKVPLRSSETPATRLGILPEMALVLVAAGGLGWAVGAAVRGRRAGDA, encoded by the coding sequence GTGACCGTCACCGCAACTTCCGTGGACGAGTCGGACCAGTTGCAGCCGCGGACCGCGCCCTCCTCGCGCGCGGCGCGCCTCGTACGCCTCGTTCCGGCCCTCGCCGCCGCACTCTGCGGAGTGCTGCTCTACGTCAGTTTCCCGCCGCGCCCGCTGTGGTGGCTGGCGCTGCCGGCCTTCGCCGGTTTCGGCTGGGTGCTGCGCGGCCGCGGCTGGAAGGCGGGTCTCGGCCTCGGCTACCTCTTCGGCCTCGGCTTCCTGCTGCCCCTGCTGGTGTGGACCGGCGTGGAGGTCGGGCCCGTGCCGTGGATCGCCCTGGCCGCGATCGAGGCGATGTTCATCGCGCTGGTCGGCGCGGGCGTCGCCGCGGTGTCCAGACTGCCCGCCTGGCCGCTGTGGGCGGCGGCGGTGTGGATCGCGGGCGAGGCCGCACGCGCACGCGTGCCCTTCCACGGCTTCCCCTGGGGCAAGCTCGCCTTCGGCCAGGCCGACGGAGTGTTCCTGCCGCTCGCCGCGGTGGGCGGCACCCCGGTGCTGGGCTTCGCGGTCGTCCTGTGCGGCTTCGGCCTGTACGAGGTCGTACGCCTGGCCCTGGACGCGCGGCGCACCCGGGAGATCCGGCGGTCGGCCGCGGCCGTGGCCCTGCTGAGCGTGGCCGTGCCGGTGGCGGGCGCGGTGGCCGCCCGTGCTCTGGTCAGCGACAAGGCGCAGGACGGCTACACGACCGTCGCGCTCATCCAGGGCAACGTGCCCCGCTCCGGGCTGGAGTTCAACGCGCAGCGCAGGGCGGTGCTCGACTACCACGCGCGCGAGACCGAGCGCCTGGCCGCCGAGGTCAAGGCCGGCAAGATCGCCAGGCCCGACCTCGTACTGTGGCCGGAGAACTCCTCCGACGTCGATCCCTTCGCCAACGCCGACGCCTACGCCGTCATCGACCACGCCGCCAAGGCGATCGGCGCGCCCGTCTCGGTCGGCGGCGTCGTCGCCCGGGACGGCAAGCTGTGGAACGAGCAGATCCTCTGGGACCCGAAGAAGGGCCCGACCGACACCTACGACAAGCGGCAGATCCAGCCGTTCGGTGAGTACCTGCCGCTGCGCGGACTGATCGGCGCGATCAACGGCAACTGGACCTCGATGGTCCGCCAGGACTTCAGCCGGGGCAGCAAGCCGGGCGTGTTCACCATGGACCACGCCAAGGTCGGCCTGGTCACCTGCTACGAGGCCGCCTTCGACTGGGCCGTGCGCTCCGAGGTCACCGACGGCGCGCAGCTGATCTCCGTGCCCAGCAACAACGCGACCTTCGACCGCAGCGAGATGACCTACCAGCAGCTCGCCATGTCGCGCGTCCGCGCCGTCGAGCACAGCCGCACCGTGACCGTGCCCGTCACCAGCGGCGTCAGCGCGGTCATCATGCCGGACGGGCGGATCACCCAGAAGACCGGCATGTTCGTCCACGCCCACCTGGTGCAGAAGGTGCCCCTGCGGTCCTCCGAGACGCCCGCCACCCGGCTGGGCATCCTCCCGGAGATGGCCCTCGTGCTGGTCGCCGCCGGCGGTCTCGGCTGGGCGGTCGGCGCGGCGGTGCGTGGGCGGCGCGCGGGGGACGCGTAG
- a CDS encoding O-antigen ligase — protein sequence MGSTGTTSVAGPGEDGDRRNVSDAAGVVALGGCATWSLITATAHDGRPEGVLLAVLAVAAGYAAGRICGALLPVAALCAGVLAGLVLMLVVPRLAAGPQIDAPLGHAGGTAALLTLCTGAACCAAWEARSPTLRFALGALAAGIVVAAPVLGSVSGFVGCTAVLLCSLAAGRMRRRALGMAGLALGAVAVGLLTWAVAAGSLPGGLTAALRGELTPHRLRLWHDALRLSRDNAALGVGPGRFGEVSPTASRTLFPDGKPHSALLQQAAEQGVVGVLLLAAVFGWLLYTLWRSPRPTPVVLTAGAALTLLAAIASVGNALSFTAVSVGAGLLAGLATARPLTDDSPGHETRARERDDRLTP from the coding sequence GTGGGTTCCACGGGGACGACGTCCGTCGCCGGTCCTGGGGAGGACGGCGACAGACGAAACGTTTCGGACGCGGCGGGCGTGGTCGCGCTGGGCGGCTGCGCGACCTGGTCGCTGATCACGGCGACCGCGCACGACGGGCGCCCGGAGGGCGTGCTGCTGGCGGTGCTGGCCGTGGCGGCCGGCTACGCCGCGGGCCGGATCTGCGGCGCCCTGCTGCCGGTCGCGGCGCTGTGCGCGGGCGTGCTCGCCGGGCTCGTGCTGATGCTGGTGGTGCCACGCCTAGCGGCCGGCCCGCAGATCGACGCGCCGCTCGGACACGCCGGCGGTACGGCCGCCCTGCTCACCCTCTGCACCGGTGCCGCGTGCTGTGCCGCGTGGGAGGCCAGGTCACCGACCCTGCGGTTCGCGCTGGGCGCGCTGGCGGCCGGGATCGTGGTGGCCGCGCCGGTGCTGGGGTCGGTGAGTGGTTTCGTCGGCTGTACGGCCGTACTGCTGTGCTCGCTCGCCGCCGGCCGGATGCGCCGTCGCGCCCTGGGGATGGCCGGTCTGGCGCTCGGTGCCGTCGCGGTGGGCCTGCTCACCTGGGCGGTCGCCGCCGGCTCGCTGCCCGGCGGGCTGACCGCGGCGTTGCGGGGCGAGCTGACGCCGCACCGGCTGCGGCTGTGGCACGACGCCCTGCGCCTGTCCCGCGACAACGCGGCCCTCGGAGTCGGGCCGGGCCGCTTCGGCGAGGTGAGTCCCACGGCGAGCCGCACCCTGTTCCCCGACGGCAAGCCGCACTCGGCGCTGTTGCAACAGGCGGCGGAGCAGGGAGTCGTCGGGGTACTGCTGCTGGCGGCCGTGTTCGGGTGGCTGCTGTACACGCTGTGGCGCTCTCCGCGCCCCACCCCGGTCGTGCTCACGGCGGGCGCGGCGCTCACGCTGCTCGCCGCGATCGCCTCGGTCGGCAACGCGCTGAGCTTCACCGCCGTCTCGGTCGGTGCGGGCCTCCTGGCGGGCCTGGCCACCGCCCGGCCCCTCACCGACGACTCCCCGGGCCACGAGACCCGCGCCCGCGAGCGGGATGACCGACTGACCCCGTGA
- a CDS encoding glutamate racemase codes for MKIALMDSGIGLLPAAAVARRLRPDADLVLSWDPDGMPWGPRTPEDITERALAVAGAAAEHDPDVLIVACNTASVHSLPALRARFEPKLPIIGTVPAIKPAAAGGGPVAIWATPATTGSPYQRGLIQEFAAGVDVTEVPCPGLADAVHHADDAAIEAAVAAAAARTPRDVTTLVLGCTNYELVAERIRTAVQRPGEPPLILHGTAGAVVAQALRRIGAQPDPEADVDGSLTVLLSGRRAELPATALRYEEGRFLQAVSTAP; via the coding sequence GTGAAGATCGCGCTCATGGACTCCGGAATCGGTCTGCTTCCCGCCGCCGCCGTGGCGCGCCGTCTGCGGCCCGACGCCGACCTCGTCCTGTCCTGGGACCCGGACGGGATGCCCTGGGGACCGCGCACGCCGGAGGACATCACCGAGCGGGCCCTGGCCGTCGCCGGAGCGGCCGCGGAGCACGACCCGGACGTGCTGATCGTCGCCTGCAACACCGCCTCCGTGCACTCGCTGCCCGCGCTGCGCGCCCGCTTCGAGCCGAAGCTGCCGATCATCGGCACCGTGCCCGCGATCAAGCCCGCCGCGGCGGGCGGCGGCCCCGTCGCGATCTGGGCGACGCCCGCCACCACCGGCAGCCCCTACCAGCGGGGCCTCATCCAGGAGTTCGCGGCCGGCGTGGACGTCACCGAGGTGCCCTGCCCCGGGCTGGCGGACGCCGTGCACCACGCCGACGACGCGGCGATCGAGGCCGCCGTCGCCGCGGCCGCCGCGCGCACCCCGCGGGACGTCACCACCCTCGTCCTGGGCTGCACCAACTACGAGCTGGTCGCCGAGCGCATCCGCACAGCGGTTCAGCGGCCGGGCGAGCCGCCGCTCATCCTGCACGGCACCGCCGGCGCGGTGGTCGCCCAGGCGCTGCGCCGGATCGGCGCGCAGCCCGACCCCGAGGCCGACGTCGACGGCTCGCTGACGGTGCTGCTCAGCGGACGGCGGGCCGAGCTGCCCGCGACGGCGCTGAGGTACGAGGAGGGACGTTTCCTCCAGGCGGTCAGCACCGCGCCGTGA
- a CDS encoding glycosyltransferase, whose product MGQTARVSAIVWTAAVSLAAWLWLLLCQGFFWRTDVRLPPRQDPGDWPPVCVVVPARDEAAVLPAALPSLLAQDYPGQAEVFLIDDGSSDGTGELARELAKSHGGLPLTVGSPGEPPAGWTGKLWAVRHGIGLARARGPEYLLLTDADIAHAPDTLRELVAAARTGGFDVVSQMARLRVESAWERLVVPAFVYFFAQLYPFRRIGGRRARTAAAAGGCVLMRADTAERARIPDAIRHAVIDDVALARTVKGAGGHIWLGLAEKVDSVRPYPRLHDLWRMVSRSAYAQLRHNPLLLLGTVAGLLVVYLVPPVALVAGLVAGHPAAAVLGGLAWLVMTGTYVPMLRYYRQPLWLAPLLPFTACLYLLMTMDSAVQHYRGRGAAWKGRTYARPDTVADERTL is encoded by the coding sequence GTGGGGCAGACTGCGCGGGTGAGCGCCATCGTGTGGACCGCCGCCGTATCCCTCGCCGCCTGGCTGTGGCTGCTGCTGTGTCAGGGCTTCTTCTGGCGCACGGACGTCAGGCTGCCGCCCCGCCAGGATCCCGGCGACTGGCCCCCGGTGTGCGTCGTCGTCCCGGCTCGCGACGAGGCGGCAGTCCTGCCCGCCGCCCTGCCTTCTCTGCTCGCGCAGGACTATCCCGGGCAGGCGGAGGTCTTCCTGATCGACGACGGCAGCTCGGACGGCACGGGCGAACTGGCCCGCGAACTGGCCAAGTCCCACGGCGGGCTGCCCCTGACCGTGGGCTCCCCCGGCGAGCCGCCGGCCGGCTGGACGGGCAAGCTGTGGGCCGTGCGGCACGGCATCGGTCTGGCACGCGCGCGGGGACCGGAGTACCTGCTGCTGACGGACGCCGACATCGCGCACGCGCCGGACACTCTGCGCGAGCTGGTCGCGGCGGCGCGCACCGGCGGCTTCGACGTGGTGTCGCAGATGGCCCGGCTGCGGGTGGAGAGCGCGTGGGAGCGGCTCGTGGTCCCGGCGTTCGTCTATTTCTTCGCGCAGCTGTATCCCTTCCGCCGGATCGGCGGGCGGCGGGCGCGGACGGCCGCCGCGGCGGGCGGCTGCGTCCTGATGCGTGCGGACACCGCCGAGCGGGCGCGGATCCCGGACGCCATCCGGCATGCCGTGATCGACGACGTGGCGCTGGCGCGGACGGTGAAGGGCGCCGGCGGGCACATCTGGCTGGGGCTGGCCGAGAAGGTGGACAGCGTCCGGCCCTATCCACGGCTGCACGACCTGTGGCGGATGGTGTCGCGCAGCGCGTACGCCCAGCTGCGCCACAATCCCCTGCTGCTGCTCGGGACGGTCGCCGGGCTGCTGGTGGTCTATCTGGTGCCGCCGGTGGCCCTGGTCGCGGGGCTGGTGGCGGGACACCCGGCGGCGGCCGTCCTCGGCGGGCTCGCCTGGCTGGTGATGACGGGCACGTACGTGCCGATGCTCCGCTACTACCGCCAGCCGCTGTGGCTCGCCCCGCTGCTGCCGTTCACCGCGTGCCTGTACCTCCTGATGACCATGGACTCGGCGGTGCAGCACTACCGCGGGCGGGGCGCGGCCTGGAAGGGCCGCACGTACGCGCGCCCGGACACCGTCGCGGACGAGCGGACTCTCTGA
- a CDS encoding TerD family protein: MPKGSNTPVPTTALRVELGWRSGPGVPDADASALLLVGRKVRSDSDFVFYNQPTHASGAVRHEGKSDGGGRITDTLLVDLARVEASIETVVLAASADGGTFGQVPDLYIEVRDAGSNAVIARFDSTGASLETAFVLGEFYRRQGAWKFRAVGQGYSSGLEGLATDFGITVDEPQQTPSAAAPTAPPVDRPATVPPPVTMPAPAGPPAPVQPPAPPTAPVRLSKITLTKAAPAVSLTKQGGTSGAMRVNLNWEVRKQFSGWGSKRGRAVAMHADLDLDLCALYELTDGSKGVVQALGNAFGSLNRPPYIHLDGDDRTGAVSSGENLTVNLDHRASFRRILVFVTIYEGARSFADLHATVTLQPQYGAAIDFSLDECTVPSTVCALALITNTGGDLIVQREARYLVPERGVSPQRTVDYAYGWGMNWTPGRK; the protein is encoded by the coding sequence ATGCCCAAAGGATCGAATACTCCGGTGCCGACGACGGCGCTGCGGGTGGAATTGGGCTGGCGCTCCGGGCCCGGGGTCCCCGATGCGGACGCCTCGGCGCTGCTGCTGGTGGGCCGCAAGGTCCGCTCCGACAGCGACTTCGTCTTCTACAACCAGCCCACGCACGCTTCCGGGGCGGTGCGGCATGAGGGCAAGAGCGACGGCGGCGGCAGGATCACCGACACCCTCCTCGTCGACCTCGCGCGCGTGGAGGCGTCGATCGAGACCGTCGTCCTTGCCGCGTCCGCCGACGGCGGTACGTTCGGACAGGTCCCGGATCTCTATATCGAAGTCCGCGATGCCGGCTCCAATGCGGTCATCGCTCGATTCGACAGCACCGGCGCGAGTCTAGAAACCGCTTTCGTCCTGGGTGAGTTCTACCGTCGGCAGGGCGCGTGGAAATTCCGTGCGGTCGGCCAGGGATACAGCAGCGGACTGGAGGGCCTCGCCACGGACTTCGGCATCACCGTGGACGAACCCCAGCAGACCCCGTCCGCCGCCGCTCCCACGGCGCCCCCGGTCGACCGGCCGGCGACCGTTCCGCCGCCCGTGACGATGCCGGCGCCGGCCGGCCCCCCGGCCCCCGTCCAGCCCCCCGCGCCCCCCACCGCACCGGTCCGCCTGAGCAAAATCACCCTGACCAAGGCGGCCCCGGCGGTCTCCCTGACCAAACAGGGCGGCACCTCCGGCGCCATGCGCGTGAACCTCAACTGGGAGGTGCGCAAGCAGTTCTCGGGATGGGGCAGCAAGCGGGGCCGCGCGGTGGCGATGCACGCCGACCTCGATCTCGACCTGTGCGCACTGTACGAACTCACCGACGGCAGCAAGGGAGTCGTACAGGCACTCGGCAACGCCTTCGGTTCCCTGAACCGCCCGCCGTACATCCACCTCGACGGCGACGACCGCACCGGCGCCGTATCCAGCGGCGAGAACCTCACCGTCAACCTCGACCACAGGGCGAGCTTCCGGCGGATCCTCGTCTTCGTGACCATCTACGAGGGAGCGCGTTCCTTCGCCGACCTGCACGCCACGGTCACCCTTCAGCCGCAGTACGGCGCGGCGATCGACTTCTCGCTCGACGAGTGCACGGTCCCCTCCACCGTGTGCGCGCTCGCCCTGATCACCAACACCGGCGGCGATCTGATCGTCCAGCGCGAGGCCCGTTATCTGGTGCCCGAGCGCGGGGTGAGCCCCCAGCGCACCGTCGACTACGCCTACGGCTGGGGCATGAACTGGACCCCCGGCCGGAAGTGA